One Zootoca vivipara chromosome 9, rZooViv1.1, whole genome shotgun sequence DNA window includes the following coding sequences:
- the GPRIN3 gene encoding G protein-regulated inducer of neurite outgrowth 3, with translation MGTVPDPLRSAKRPLVTTSEEENDLKRLQSSKHQHKQASIESNSNGFPFNAKVQPAGDRLLEGNCGAEADAAAGERHCGYDTGKPRMFSPGSSSPSKEDCLAVLEPGNNSEQESSSDAGAQGQDPAKEHAAVKAPATQEAKEIVPSGAGGQLCCAADKASSLPGGGGRVTESRAHGRSPPPSDAQQAAPTTKEIVGERIGPEVTQVPDSAKELEPVSDLVLKAHSCSDAEPKGSKEAGSDPGSRTAPEMVPKPSLGSTPQPSCGDKAAEKVGPEPSEFKDTGTMMVQPEGRVAGEEVASRTHQDAGVQAVATMESRSASTSPSIFAAFLRENMPPQATRKQDQLHIIYTVAGGKEQSEIVDDFAALVQTAVSAATVTEAHIQAAAAVDGGLAVQAVKLQESTAGTHDTAHSTLSGNATYPCPPASGSVQETSSKVTEAQTANAASHRSDACQQPPDTSVLLKTAPIYQITVNGSASPHPASSETKLPPPSALPGINSKPQHLGPSSAAESQQAPPASCGISEQDKAHGTAGGTPDSGCREQLRTETVRSLETVPASLHVDVKPKGEGKPVPLSPKEQGTTNAAGAATAPPTVCAPATAKIAQDKLPGKEAGGFGSRNLEAESGLSRNSGPGLGTKSNRTKKGEKGNLSASPALPLPKLGEKKKEGKSATEGRGHLKQSKRVRDVVWDEQGMTWEVYGASLDPESLGVAIQNHLQRQIREHEKLIKAQNSQTRKSVSSDTSSNRKLKGRQHSVFQSMMQNFRRPNCCVRPAASSVLD, from the coding sequence ATGGGGACTGTACCAGATCCTCTGAGGTCTGCCAAGCGTCCGCTGGTCACCACTTCCGAGGAGGAAAATGACCTGAAAAGGTTGCAGTCCTCTAAACACCAGCACAAGCAAGCGAGCATAGAGAGCAACAGTAATGGATTTCCTTTCAATGCCAAGGTGCAACCTGCTGGAGATCGCCTGCTTGAAGGGAACTGCGGGGCGGAAGCTGATGCTGCAGCGGGCGAACGGCATTGTGGGTATGACACTGGGAAACCAAGAATGTTTTCTCCTGGGTCCTCCAGCCCATCCAAAGAAGACTGCCTAGCAGTTCTGGAGCCGGGGAATAACTCTGAGCAGGAAAGCAGCAGTGATGCCGGAGCTCAAGGCCAGGACCCAGCAAAAGAACATGCTGCAGTCAAGGCACCTGCTACCCAGGAAGCCAAAGAAATTGTGCCAAGTGGTGCTGGAGGGCAACTTTGCTGTGCAGCAGATAAGGCAAGCTCTCTGcctggaggtggtggcagagtCACAGAGAGCAGAGCTCATGGcaggtctcctcctccttcagatGCCCAGCAAGCTGCTCCAACCACAAAGGAAATTGTGGGTGAAAGGATTGGTCCCGAAGTGACGCAGGTGCCAGACTCAGCAAAGGAACTGGAGCCTGTCTCTGATCTTGTGCTGAaggcccacagttgttcagatgCAGAGCCAAAGGGCTCAAAGGAGGCAGGCTCTGATCCTGGCTCAAGAACTGCACCAGAGATGGTCCCCAAACCCAGCCTTGGGAGCACACCACAGCCTTCGTGTGGTGACAAGGCTGCGGAGAAGGTAGGGCCTGAGCCCTCCGAGTTCAAGGACACAGGGACCATGATGGTGCAACCTGAGGGTAGGGTTGCAGGTGAGGAGGTGGCAAGCAGGACCCATCAGGATGCCGGAGTGCAGGCTGTAGCCACCATGGAAAGCAGATCAGCGTCTACCAGCCCAAGCATCTTTGCTGCATTCTTACGGGAAAACATGCCTCCCCAGGCAACACGGAAGCAAGACCAGTTGCACATTATTTACACGGTAGCCGGCGGGAAGGAGCAATCGGAAATTGTTGACGACTTTGCGGCGCTTGTCCAGACAGCCGTGTCTGCTGCCACTGTGACCGAAGCCCATATCCAGGCAGCAGCTGCAGTAGACGGGGGGTTGGCAGTTCAGGCTGTCAAACTTCAAGAGAGCACAGCAGGCACTCATGATACAGCCCACTCGACTTTGTCAGGCAACGCGACGTATCCCTGCCCACCAGCCTCTGGCAGTGTGCAAGAAACGTCGTCCAAGGTGACAGAAGCACAAACAGCAAATGCAGCCAGCCATCGCAGCGATGCTTGTCAGCAGCCGCCGGACACTTCAGTCTTGCTGAAGACAGCACCGATTTACCAGATTACTGTCAATGGCAGCGCTTCCCCACACCCTGCGAGCAGCGAAACCAAGCTACCTCCACCTTCTGCTCTCCCAGGAATCAATAGCAAACCTCAGCACCTTGGACCCTCCTCTGCTGCGGAAAGCCAACAGGCACCACCAGCCTCTTGCGGCATATCTGAACAAGACAAGGCTCACGGTACCGCTGGGGGCACTCCCGATAGCGGTTGCAGAGAGCAGCTGCGTACTGAGACGGTTAGGAGTCTTGAGACGGTTCCGGCCAGCCTCCATGTGGACGTCAAACCAAAGGGGGAAGGGAAACCCGTCCCTCTCAGCCCGAAGGAACAGGGGACGACTAATGCTGCAGGAGCAGCTACTGCGCCCCCGACCGTGTGTGCCCCAGCCACGGCAAAAATTGCACAGGATAAACTTCCAGGCAAAGAGGCAGGGGGATTTGGCAGTCGGAATCTGGAAGCTGAGTCTGGGTTGAGTAGAAATTCTGGCCCTGGCCTAGGAACCAAAAGCAACAGAACTAAGAAGGGAGAGAAGGGCAATCTTTCAGCCTCTCCTGCTTTGCCCTTGCCAAAGCTcggggagaagaagaaagaaggcaAATCTGCCACGGAGGGCAGAGGGCACCTGAAGCAGTCTAAGCGTGTCCGGGATGTCGTGTGGGATGAGCAGGGCATGACTTGGGAGGTTTACGGGGCCTCCCTTGACCCTGAGTCGTTGGGGGTCGCCATCCAGAATCACTTGCAGAGGCAGATTAGAGAACACGAAAAACTGATTAAGGCCCAAAACAGCCAGACCCGGAAATCTGTTTCTTCGGATACGTCTTCAAATAGAAAACTTAAAGGGAGGCAGCACAGTGTTTTCCAATCCATGATGCAGAATTTCAGGCGCCCCAATTGCTGCGTTCGCCCTGCTGCTTCCTCTGTGTTAGACTGA